The proteins below come from a single Azospirillum thermophilum genomic window:
- a CDS encoding 3-keto-5-aminohexanoate cleavage protein, with translation MKRADKVIITCAVTGSIHTPTMSPHLPVTPDEITAQAVAAAEAGAAMLHLHARDPQTGKPSPSPDLFMEFLPRIKQQTGAILNITTGGGLGMTLDERLAAARRAQPEVASMNMGSMNFNISGAAAKFDSFRHDWERPYLEGTRDLILSNTFAQIERGMRELGDLGTRFEFECYDVSHLYNLAHFAERGIVEPPFFIQCIFGILGGIGADPENLMHMRTTADRLFGSDYYLSVLAAGRHQMPFVTMSAILGGNVRVGLEDSLYAGKGRLATSNAEQVARIRRILDELSLEVATPDEARAMLRTKGGDNVAF, from the coding sequence ATGAAGCGTGCCGACAAGGTCATCATCACCTGCGCCGTCACCGGCTCCATCCACACCCCCACCATGTCGCCGCACCTGCCGGTGACGCCGGACGAGATCACCGCCCAGGCGGTGGCGGCGGCGGAGGCCGGGGCGGCGATGCTGCATCTCCACGCCCGCGATCCGCAGACCGGCAAGCCCAGCCCCTCGCCCGACCTGTTCATGGAGTTCCTGCCGCGCATCAAGCAGCAGACCGGCGCCATCCTGAACATCACCACCGGCGGCGGGCTGGGCATGACGCTGGACGAGCGTCTGGCGGCGGCCAGGCGGGCGCAGCCGGAGGTGGCGTCGATGAACATGGGCTCGATGAACTTCAACATCTCCGGCGCCGCCGCGAAGTTCGACAGCTTCAGGCACGATTGGGAGCGCCCCTATCTGGAGGGCACCAGGGACCTGATCCTCTCCAACACCTTCGCCCAGATCGAGCGGGGGATGCGCGAGCTGGGCGACCTCGGCACCCGCTTCGAGTTCGAGTGCTACGACGTCAGCCACCTCTACAACCTCGCCCATTTCGCCGAGCGCGGCATCGTCGAGCCGCCCTTCTTCATCCAGTGCATCTTCGGCATCCTCGGCGGCATCGGCGCCGACCCGGAGAACCTGATGCACATGCGCACGACGGCCGACCGGCTGTTCGGCAGCGACTACTACCTCTCGGTCCTGGCCGCCGGGCGCCACCAGATGCCCTTCGTGACGATGAGCGCCATCCTCGGCGGCAACGTCCGCGTCGGGCTGGAGGACAGCCTCTATGCCGGCAAGGGCAGGCTCGCCACCTCGAACGCCGAGCAGGTCGCCAGGATCCGCCGCATCCTCGACGAGTTGAGCCTGGAGGTCGCCACGCCCGACGAGGCCCGCGCGATGCTCCGGACCAAGGGCGGCGACAACGTCGCGTTCTGA
- a CDS encoding TetR/AcrR family transcriptional regulator, translating into MSDASLSDSPWKPTPDRRTEREAKRIAVLRTAARAFNEMGYHTTSLDDIARRLNVTKPTIYYYVRNKEEILFECVRIGLEMLDEASNEVMGHGGSAHEELIAVMRRYVEIVTMDFGMCVIRVGEEPLTEDSRRTLRGLKRSIDRKFRGLIERGVAEGSIGPCDPKIAAFTLAGALSWIARWYRPDGDLSVEEIADGCIALLMTGLAAGTPPRARTQAGQKQPNGTSRGRRGENDHREEDAGSGGG; encoded by the coding sequence ATGTCGGACGCCTCCCTCAGCGATTCTCCCTGGAAGCCCACCCCCGACCGCCGGACCGAGCGGGAGGCCAAGCGCATCGCCGTTCTGCGCACCGCCGCCCGCGCCTTCAACGAGATGGGCTACCACACCACCTCGCTCGACGACATCGCGCGGCGGCTCAACGTCACCAAGCCGACCATCTACTACTATGTCCGGAACAAGGAGGAGATCCTGTTCGAATGCGTCCGCATCGGGCTGGAGATGCTGGACGAGGCGTCGAACGAGGTGATGGGCCACGGCGGCAGCGCGCACGAGGAGCTGATCGCCGTGATGCGCCGCTATGTCGAGATCGTCACCATGGATTTCGGCATGTGCGTGATCCGCGTCGGCGAGGAGCCGCTGACCGAGGACAGCCGCCGCACGCTGCGCGGCCTGAAGCGCAGCATCGACCGCAAGTTCCGCGGCCTGATCGAACGCGGCGTGGCGGAGGGCTCCATCGGCCCCTGCGACCCGAAGATCGCCGCCTTCACGCTGGCCGGCGCCCTGAGCTGGATCGCCCGCTGGTACCGGCCGGACGGCGATCTGTCGGTGGAGGAGATCGCCGACGGCTGCATCGCCCTGCTGATGACCGGGCTGGCGGCGGGGACGCCGCCGCGCGCCCGGACGCAGGCCGGCCAGAAACAACCCAACGGGACATCCAGGGGGAGAAGGGGGGAGAATGACCACCGAGAAGAGGACGCCGGATCCGGCGGAGGTTGA
- a CDS encoding 3-hydroxyacyl-CoA dehydrogenase NAD-binding domain-containing protein: MTTEKRTPDPAEVDRVAVIGAGTIGAGWTALFLARGLSVAVSDPDPAAERAVQQYIDRAWPALERLGLSPGARRDNWFFHTDPGVAARGARFVQESAPERAAVKREIYGILEDIVGDGVVIASSTSGLMMSDLQAACRLPRRFAVGHPFNPPHLIPLVEVVGGDRTAPETLDWLMAFYRRVGKRPIRLNREVPGHLANRLQAALWREAVHAVASGLASVEDVDTAISEGPGLRWALMGPAMIFNLAGGPGGMAHFLDHIGPSMEGWWRDLGSPAMTPEIARRLAEGVAAEAHGRTTAEIAAERDRLLLALIELLQRERAAAAPA; the protein is encoded by the coding sequence ATGACCACCGAGAAGAGGACGCCGGATCCGGCGGAGGTTGACCGCGTCGCCGTCATCGGCGCCGGCACCATCGGGGCGGGCTGGACCGCCCTGTTCCTGGCCCGCGGCCTGAGCGTCGCCGTCAGCGATCCCGACCCGGCGGCCGAAAGGGCGGTGCAGCAGTATATCGACCGCGCCTGGCCGGCGCTGGAACGGCTGGGCCTGTCGCCCGGCGCCAGGCGCGACAACTGGTTCTTCCACACCGACCCGGGCGTCGCCGCCCGCGGCGCCCGCTTCGTCCAGGAAAGCGCCCCGGAGCGCGCCGCGGTCAAGCGCGAGATTTACGGGATCCTGGAGGACATCGTCGGCGACGGCGTGGTCATCGCCTCCAGCACCTCCGGCCTGATGATGAGCGACCTGCAGGCCGCCTGCCGCCTGCCCCGGCGCTTCGCGGTCGGCCATCCCTTCAACCCGCCGCACCTCATCCCGCTGGTCGAGGTGGTCGGCGGCGACCGCACGGCGCCCGAGACGCTCGACTGGCTGATGGCCTTCTACCGCCGTGTCGGCAAGCGGCCGATCCGGCTGAACCGCGAGGTGCCCGGCCATCTCGCCAACCGGCTGCAGGCCGCGCTGTGGCGCGAGGCGGTGCATGCCGTCGCCAGCGGCCTCGCCAGCGTCGAGGACGTCGACACCGCCATTTCCGAGGGGCCGGGCCTGCGCTGGGCTCTGATGGGGCCGGCGATGATCTTCAACCTCGCCGGCGGCCCCGGCGGGATGGCCCATTTCCTCGACCACATCGGCCCGTCGATGGAGGGCTGGTGGCGCGATCTCGGCAGCCCGGCGATGACGCCGGAGATCGCCCGCCGGCTGGCCGAAGGGGTCGCGGCGGAGGCGCACGGCCGCACCACCGCCGAGATCGCCGCGGAGCGCGACCGGCTGCTGCTCGCCCTGATCGAGCTGCTGCAGCGCGAGCGCGCCGCCGCTGCTCCAGCCTGA
- a CDS encoding fatty acyl-CoA synthetase codes for MDSIAITRTNSIGAALDRTARRNGARTALTCEGREWSFAGLRTAARRVARRLSDLGLRPGDRVAAYGRNSDAYVVAWLGCAVGGFIHVPVNYALTGEELSYIVGQSGARMVLFDADLGASLEGVRATGRVELYGSLTGGPEAPDGLALDVLAVALDGTAPDEVTAQVSADDVAQLLYTSGTTAAPKGAMMTHGALLAEYQSAIHDCGFERGDRSLAALPLYHSAQMHVFLMPQLLIGATTLLIQAPALKRCLELIERHRITSFFAPPTVWVGLLRHGDFDRHELGSLQKLYYGASIMPVPVLQELRQRLPNAGVYNCYGQSEIGPLATVLRPEEHEARPASAGRPVLNVETRVVDPEMRDVPPGTHGEIVHRSPQLMAGYWGKEAETAEAFAGGWFHSGDVGYLDEEGYLYIVDRIKDVINTGGVLVASREVEEALYTHPAVAEVAVVALPDPKWIEAISAFIVLREGRSVTPEELIEHCRGHLAHFKLPKRIEFLDQLPRNTAGKLLKRELRKSFA; via the coding sequence ATGGACAGCATCGCCATCACCCGGACCAACAGCATCGGCGCGGCGCTGGACCGCACCGCCCGGCGCAACGGCGCGCGCACCGCCTTGACCTGCGAGGGGCGGGAGTGGAGCTTCGCCGGGCTGCGCACCGCCGCCCGCCGGGTGGCGCGGCGGCTGTCCGACCTCGGTCTGCGGCCGGGCGACCGGGTGGCGGCCTATGGCCGCAACTCCGACGCCTATGTGGTGGCCTGGCTGGGCTGCGCCGTCGGCGGATTCATCCATGTGCCGGTCAACTACGCCCTGACCGGGGAGGAGCTGTCCTACATCGTCGGGCAGTCGGGCGCCCGGATGGTGCTGTTCGACGCCGACCTCGGCGCCAGCCTGGAGGGCGTGCGCGCCACCGGCCGGGTCGAGCTGTACGGCAGCCTGACCGGCGGGCCGGAGGCGCCGGACGGTCTCGCCCTGGATGTCCTGGCGGTAGCGCTGGACGGGACGGCGCCGGACGAGGTGACGGCGCAGGTGTCGGCCGACGACGTGGCGCAGCTTCTCTACACCTCCGGCACCACGGCGGCGCCCAAGGGGGCGATGATGACCCACGGCGCGCTGCTGGCGGAGTACCAGAGCGCCATCCACGACTGCGGCTTCGAGCGCGGCGACCGGTCGCTGGCGGCGCTGCCGCTCTACCATTCGGCGCAGATGCACGTCTTCCTGATGCCGCAGCTGCTGATCGGCGCGACGACGCTGCTGATCCAGGCGCCGGCGCTGAAGCGCTGCCTGGAGCTGATCGAGCGGCACCGCATCACCTCCTTCTTCGCGCCGCCGACGGTGTGGGTGGGGCTGCTGCGCCACGGCGACTTCGACCGGCACGAGCTGGGGTCGCTGCAGAAGCTCTATTACGGCGCCTCGATCATGCCGGTGCCGGTGCTGCAGGAACTGCGGCAGCGCCTGCCGAACGCCGGCGTCTACAACTGCTACGGCCAGAGCGAGATCGGGCCGCTCGCCACCGTGCTGCGCCCGGAGGAGCACGAGGCGCGCCCGGCCTCGGCGGGGCGGCCGGTGCTGAACGTCGAGACGCGGGTGGTCGATCCGGAGATGCGCGACGTGCCGCCGGGCACCCATGGCGAGATCGTCCACCGCTCGCCGCAGCTCATGGCCGGCTATTGGGGCAAGGAGGCGGAGACGGCGGAGGCCTTCGCCGGCGGCTGGTTCCATTCCGGCGACGTCGGCTATCTCGACGAGGAGGGCTATCTCTACATCGTCGACCGCATCAAGGACGTCATCAACACCGGCGGCGTGCTGGTCGCCAGCCGCGAGGTGGAGGAGGCGCTCTACACCCACCCGGCGGTGGCGGAGGTGGCGGTGGTGGCCCTGCCGGATCCGAAATGGATCGAGGCGATCAGCGCCTTCATCGTGCTGCGCGAAGGGCGGAGCGTGACGCCGGAGGAGCTGATCGAGCATTGCCGCGGCCATCTGGCGCACTTCAAGCTGCCCAAGCGGATCGAGTTCCTCGACCAGCTTCCCCGCAACACCGCGGGAAAGCTGCTGAAGCGCGAATTGCGCAAGAGCTTCGCGTGA
- a CDS encoding PAS domain S-box protein, with protein sequence MIWSAGEKPGQGGGPSDAAGSPALRLAVSVWIGGIILAVAVWAAALALSDREGKEAMERARRDTANLTRSIAEQTVRAISGADQILAFLAFDLGRFGFNNPDLGAVLRNAVEGSELLLQLAYTDEKGDLVQTSVDGPPPRVNLADREHFRVHKEGRVQGLFISRPVYGRASGKWSIQLSRRIDGPDGRFAGMIVISLDPFYFSRTFDDLEVGRRGVVTILGRDGILRARSVMDETIIGQDLSGSPVFAAATAAPEGFQRSVSTIDGVTRLLGFREVPGYPLIVLAGFEEAEFLADVRARRQTYLSGAGAVSGLLLVVALLVSWQARRQARVAAALAETAERLSGSEQRLRDIVETASDWFWEMGPDLRFTGYSGGPQGPSGIGDRIVGRRRDEVALREPGDEEHWRRHQETLDRHEPFRGFEYAVETPEGERRIWSVSGTPVFDPQGQFQGYRGSGSDITDRRRAERALAASERRYRAMFKAVGQPIIVTDAEGTVVGFNPAAERLFGWSEVEVCGNNIAMLMPEPYAAEHPGYYRAYRRSGRKTPVGTLRELTARCADGTLLPVEIALSNWRSGGDEFFIGIVRDISASKQIEAELRRARDSAEHASRMKSEFLATISHEIRTPMNGVLGTVTLLGAEPLEPEQKRLADIARQSAEGLLGLLDDILDFSKLEAGRVTVETATVSPAALLEAVVQVLRPRAEEKGLRLSWRLLPRTPDAVVTDGARLRQILFNLIGNAIKFTEAGHVAIRGRRGRDLEDGRFLLDFEVEDTGIGINPEVLPSLFDRFTQADGSITRRFGGTGLGLAICRELCLLLGGDITVDSAPGRGSVFRFTIACGEGDPALLRTEETEAAAGTHALPPMRVLAVDDNAINRDIVRMLLERSGHTVVTAADGEEAVRLAASGGFDLILMDIQMPVLDGMAATRRIRALPPPAGLVPVIALTAQASGTARPDCAAAGMDGYVPKPVRPAVLFAEMTSVMEATRSRVHLPSSGRLAGLLDEEQVRMLEGALGPARWGETVRFLEVAAQEQVDALIRALDAGEDHRLPAHTLKGVAWNAGAARLGDFALTIETAEPAEARRLAAGLGDLLRATIDALREREPA encoded by the coding sequence ATGATCTGGTCTGCGGGAGAGAAGCCGGGCCAAGGCGGCGGGCCGAGCGATGCGGCGGGCAGTCCGGCCCTTCGCCTTGCCGTTTCGGTGTGGATCGGCGGGATCATCCTGGCGGTCGCGGTGTGGGCGGCCGCCCTGGCGCTGAGCGACCGCGAGGGCAAGGAGGCGATGGAGCGGGCGCGGCGCGACACCGCGAACCTGACCCGCTCGATCGCCGAGCAGACCGTCCGCGCCATCTCCGGCGCCGACCAGATCCTGGCGTTCCTGGCCTTCGACCTCGGCCGCTTCGGCTTCAACAATCCGGACCTGGGCGCCGTGCTGCGCAACGCGGTGGAGGGGTCGGAGCTTCTGCTGCAGCTCGCCTACACCGACGAGAAGGGCGACCTCGTGCAGACCAGCGTCGACGGGCCGCCGCCGCGGGTGAACCTGGCCGACCGCGAGCATTTCCGCGTCCACAAGGAGGGCAGGGTCCAGGGGCTGTTCATCAGCCGGCCGGTCTACGGCCGGGCGTCGGGCAAATGGTCGATCCAGCTCAGCCGCCGCATCGACGGGCCGGACGGGCGGTTCGCCGGGATGATCGTCATCTCGCTCGACCCCTTCTATTTCAGCCGGACCTTCGACGACCTGGAGGTGGGCAGGCGCGGCGTCGTCACCATCCTGGGGCGCGACGGCATCCTGCGCGCCCGCTCGGTGATGGATGAGACGATCATCGGGCAGGACCTGTCCGGCTCCCCCGTCTTCGCCGCCGCGACCGCCGCGCCGGAGGGATTCCAGCGCAGCGTCAGCACCATCGACGGGGTGACGCGGCTGCTGGGGTTCCGCGAGGTGCCGGGCTATCCGCTGATCGTGCTGGCCGGCTTCGAGGAGGCGGAGTTCCTGGCCGACGTGCGGGCGCGCCGGCAGACCTACCTGAGCGGCGCCGGGGCGGTCAGCGGGCTGCTGCTGGTGGTGGCTCTGCTGGTCTCCTGGCAGGCGCGGCGGCAGGCGCGCGTCGCCGCGGCGCTGGCCGAGACGGCCGAGCGGCTGAGCGGCAGCGAGCAGCGGCTGCGCGACATCGTGGAGACGGCGTCGGACTGGTTCTGGGAGATGGGGCCGGACCTGCGCTTCACCGGCTATTCCGGCGGGCCGCAGGGGCCGTCCGGCATCGGCGACCGCATCGTCGGCCGCCGCCGCGACGAGGTGGCGCTGCGCGAGCCCGGCGACGAGGAGCACTGGCGCCGCCACCAGGAGACGCTGGACCGGCACGAGCCCTTCCGCGGCTTCGAGTATGCGGTGGAGACCCCGGAGGGCGAGCGGCGGATCTGGTCGGTCAGCGGCACGCCGGTCTTCGATCCGCAGGGGCAGTTCCAGGGCTATCGCGGATCGGGCTCCGACATCACCGACCGCCGGCGGGCGGAACGCGCCCTGGCGGCGAGCGAGCGGCGCTACCGCGCGATGTTCAAGGCGGTCGGCCAGCCGATCATCGTGACGGACGCCGAGGGCACCGTCGTCGGCTTCAACCCCGCGGCGGAGCGGCTGTTCGGCTGGAGCGAGGTGGAGGTCTGCGGCAACAACATCGCCATGCTGATGCCGGAGCCCTATGCCGCGGAGCATCCCGGCTATTACCGCGCCTATCGCCGGAGCGGCCGGAAGACGCCGGTCGGGACGCTGCGGGAGCTGACCGCGCGCTGCGCCGACGGGACGCTGCTGCCGGTGGAGATCGCGCTGTCCAACTGGCGCAGCGGCGGCGACGAGTTCTTCATCGGGATCGTCCGCGACATCTCCGCCAGCAAGCAGATCGAGGCGGAGCTGCGGCGCGCCCGCGACAGCGCCGAGCATGCCAGCCGCATGAAGAGCGAGTTCCTGGCGACCATCAGCCACGAGATCCGCACGCCGATGAACGGGGTGCTGGGGACGGTGACCCTGCTGGGCGCCGAGCCGCTGGAGCCGGAGCAGAAGCGGCTGGCGGACATCGCCCGGCAGTCGGCGGAGGGGCTGCTGGGCCTGCTGGACGACATCCTCGACTTCTCCAAGCTGGAGGCCGGACGGGTGACGGTGGAGACGGCCACGGTCTCTCCCGCGGCGCTGCTGGAGGCGGTGGTGCAGGTGCTGCGCCCGCGGGCGGAGGAGAAGGGGCTGCGCCTGTCCTGGCGGCTGCTGCCGCGCACGCCGGACGCGGTGGTGACCGACGGGGCGCGGCTGCGCCAGATCCTGTTCAACCTGATCGGCAACGCCATCAAGTTCACCGAGGCCGGCCATGTGGCGATCCGCGGCCGGCGCGGCCGGGACCTGGAGGACGGGCGGTTCCTGCTGGACTTCGAGGTGGAGGATACCGGGATCGGCATCAACCCCGAGGTGCTGCCCAGCCTGTTCGACCGCTTCACCCAGGCCGACGGATCGATCACCCGGCGCTTCGGCGGCACCGGGCTGGGGCTGGCGATCTGCCGCGAGCTGTGCCTGCTGCTGGGCGGCGACATCACGGTGGACAGCGCCCCCGGCCGCGGCAGCGTCTTCCGCTTCACCATCGCCTGCGGGGAGGGCGACCCGGCCCTGCTGCGCACGGAGGAGACGGAGGCCGCCGCGGGGACGCATGCGCTGCCGCCGATGCGGGTGCTGGCGGTGGACGACAACGCCATCAACCGCGACATCGTGCGGATGCTGCTGGAGCGGTCCGGCCACACGGTGGTGACGGCGGCCGACGGCGAGGAGGCCGTGCGGCTGGCCGCCTCCGGCGGGTTCGACCTGATCCTGATGGACATCCAGATGCCGGTGCTGGACGGCATGGCGGCGACGCGGCGCATCCGCGCGCTGCCGCCGCCCGCCGGCCTCGTCCCGGTGATCGCGCTGACGGCGCAGGCCTCCGGCACGGCGCGGCCGGACTGCGCGGCGGCCGGCATGGACGGCTATGTGCCGAAGCCGGTGCGCCCGGCGGTGCTGTTCGCCGAGATGACCTCGGTGATGGAGGCGACGCGCAGCCGGGTGCATCTGCCGTCCTCCGGCCGGCTGGCCGGCCTGCTGGACGAGGAGCAGGTGCGCATGCTGGAGGGGGCGCTGGGGCCGGCCCGCTGGGGCGAGACGGTGCGCTTCCTGGAGGTGGCGGCGCAGGAGCAGGTCGACGCCCTGATCCGGGCGCTGGATGCCGGCGAGGACCACCGGCTGCCGGCCCACACGCTGAAGGGCGTGGCGTGGAACGCCGGGGCGGCGCGGCTCGGCGACTTCGCCCTGACCATCGAGACGGCGGAACCGGCGGAGGCGCGGCGGCTGGCCGCCGGGCTGGGCGATCTGCTGCGCGCCACCATCGACGCCCTGCGCGAACGCGAGCCGGCGTGA